A genomic segment from Brienomyrus brachyistius isolate T26 chromosome 9, BBRACH_0.4, whole genome shotgun sequence encodes:
- the cd79a gene encoding LOW QUALITY PROTEIN: B-cell antigen receptor complex-associated protein alpha chain (The sequence of the model RefSeq protein was modified relative to this genomic sequence to represent the inferred CDS: deleted 1 base in 1 codon) encodes MIAKVILFFCCWVAVSLGNQSKVTPKEDKPSLLVEELNEAKLKCCFHEKNVKPTWISNVAATNATNPERHVKLTKEIKAGLGNDGCYTLIFSKVKVTDTGFYQCFVNDSSIYTHGTFLQVYRPLRKFLNLSESAKNKILMGEGILLLFWVILPGVMMIKKTKRHHQLEKIKYKKEEENIYEGLNIDECSSAYHQIQRSQVQGPYQDVDNIKGEEIQLEKP; translated from the exons ATGATTGCCAaagtgatccttttcttctgctGCTGGGTAG CTGTCAGCCTTGGAAATCAGTCAAAGGTCACACCCAAGGAGGATAAACCGTCTCTACTAGTCGAGGAGTTAAATGAAGCCAAATTGAAGTGCTGCTTTCATGAGAAGAATGTGAAGCCCACCTGGATTAGCAATGTTGCTGCAACAAATGCCACCAACCCAGAACGCCATGTAAAATTAACCAAAGAAATCAAGGCAGGGCTAGGAAATGACGGCTGCTACACACTGATATTCTCCAAAGTCAAAGTGACGGATACAGGCTTTTACCAGTGCTTTGTCAATGACTCCAGCATATATACCCATGGCACCTTCCTGCAGGTTTACA GGCCTCTAAGGAAGTTCCTGAACCTCAGTGAAAGCGCTAAGAACAAGATACTCATGGGTGAGGGTATTTTGCTGCTGTTCTGG GTGATCTTGCCGGGAGTTATGATGATCAAGAAG ACGAAGAGGCACCACCAGCTGGAGAAGATAAAGTACAAAAAGGAAGAAGAGAACATTTATGAG GGCTTGAATATCGACGAGTGCAGCTCCGCTTACCACCAGATTCAGCGATCTCAGGTGCAAGGACCCTACCAGGATGTGGATAACATTAAGGGAGAAGAGATTCAGCTGGAAAAGCCCTAA